One genomic window of Candidatus Nitrospira inopinata includes the following:
- a CDS encoding DUF2959 domain-containing protein, with the protein MSNVVLSVLLLLVTFSFSACDKAYLATMEKMGYAKRDILSSRVKSARDAQEEAKKDIQSTLDQFGRVVSYEGGDLEATYKKLSGELETSEDSAKAVRKRIEDVESVADALFSEWEQELDRYSNADLRRKSQAKLVQTKNRYKDMLAAMKRAEQRIEPVLRPLRDQVLYLKHNLNARALAAIKGELVKVDAQVDQLVKDMNRSIAEADKFIQSMEKESD; encoded by the coding sequence ATGTCGAACGTGGTGTTGTCGGTCCTGTTGCTCCTTGTGACGTTTAGTTTTTCTGCTTGCGACAAAGCCTACCTCGCAACCATGGAAAAGATGGGGTACGCAAAACGCGACATCCTCAGCAGCCGAGTCAAATCAGCGCGGGACGCTCAGGAAGAGGCGAAGAAAGACATTCAAAGCACATTGGATCAATTCGGACGCGTGGTGTCCTATGAAGGCGGAGATCTGGAGGCCACTTATAAGAAGTTGAGCGGTGAACTGGAGACAAGTGAAGACAGCGCCAAGGCGGTCCGGAAGCGAATCGAGGATGTCGAAAGCGTGGCCGATGCCCTCTTCTCGGAGTGGGAGCAAGAACTCGACCGGTATTCAAACGCCGACCTGCGGCGTAAGAGCCAAGCCAAACTCGTCCAAACCAAGAATCGCTACAAGGACATGCTCGCGGCGATGAAACGGGCCGAACAACGGATTGAACCGGTCCTTAGGCCGCTGCGTGACCAAGTCCTCTACTTAAAGCACAATCTCAACGCCCGCGCCCTGGCCGCCATCAAGGGCGAACTCGTGAAAGTCGACGCGCAGGTCGACCAGTTGGTCAAAGACATGAACCGTTCCATTGCAGAAGCCGACAAGTTCATTCAATCGATGGAGAAGGAATCGGACTGA
- a CDS encoding OmpA/MotB family protein: MSRPVHRPSRGLAAFLSLWAPVALGCVSMETHTKAVAELEATKKQLADLQANFDQETTKRKTVEKQAESLAQERDALSSRSAALQTQLDGLENEKIRLNDELTAIRGQIADLERRHTDDRASAQSEIDRLKHRAAAMEAEATRNAAERDRLSQEQAQLAASLDQERQRAEAEAAEKARLEKERLAKEEEIQRLTKTQEALSKSLQDEILKGNITIQQVRDKLTINMVDRVLFDSGQAQIKPDGIKVLKQVGDILKAVEDKQIRIEGHTDNVPISAKLQSRYQTNWELSTARATTVVRYLIDQCGVNRHSLSAVGYADTRPIDSNDTEEGRSSNRRIEIVLYPKDLQEIAGQFDGPSATK, translated from the coding sequence ATGTCTCGTCCCGTTCACCGCCCGTCTCGCGGCCTTGCCGCTTTTCTTTCGTTATGGGCACCAGTGGCCCTCGGATGCGTCAGCATGGAAACTCACACCAAAGCTGTTGCCGAGCTCGAAGCCACAAAGAAACAACTGGCCGATCTTCAGGCGAATTTCGACCAGGAAACGACAAAGAGAAAAACAGTCGAAAAACAAGCGGAATCATTAGCTCAAGAACGAGACGCCCTGTCCTCACGATCCGCAGCGCTGCAAACACAACTCGACGGCCTGGAAAACGAAAAAATCCGGTTGAACGACGAGCTCACCGCCATCCGAGGGCAGATTGCCGATCTTGAACGAAGACACACCGATGATCGCGCGTCCGCGCAGAGTGAAATCGACCGACTCAAGCACAGAGCCGCCGCAATGGAAGCCGAAGCGACCCGCAACGCAGCGGAACGCGATCGGCTGAGCCAGGAGCAGGCTCAACTGGCAGCCAGCCTGGATCAGGAACGGCAGCGCGCCGAAGCGGAGGCGGCCGAGAAGGCTCGCTTGGAGAAGGAGCGCCTTGCCAAGGAAGAAGAAATCCAACGACTGACAAAGACTCAGGAAGCACTGTCGAAGTCGCTTCAGGATGAAATCTTGAAGGGGAATATCACCATTCAACAGGTCCGTGACAAACTGACCATCAACATGGTCGATCGCGTGCTTTTCGATTCGGGGCAGGCTCAGATCAAACCGGACGGCATCAAAGTGCTCAAGCAAGTCGGGGATATTTTGAAGGCGGTCGAAGACAAACAGATCCGCATCGAGGGCCACACCGACAACGTACCGATCAGCGCCAAACTCCAGAGTCGGTATCAAACGAATTGGGAGCTCTCGACCGCTCGCGCGACCACCGTGGTGCGCTATCTCATCGACCAGTGCGGCGTAAACAGACACTCTCTCTCCGCCGTCGGATACGCCGACACTCGCCCGATCGACTCGAACGACACTGAGGAGGGACGGTCATCCAACCGCCGGATTGAGATCGTTCTCTATCCCAAGGATCTCCAAGAGATTGCCGGACAGTTCGACGGACCCAGCGCCACGAAGTAG
- a CDS encoding DUF190 domain-containing protein, translated as MMLPTDGVLLRIFIGEADRYDKQPLYEWIITEAKARGLGGATVLRGLMGFGANSRVIHTFKIERLSEDLPIIVELVDTSEKIEAFLAYIEQHIQCGWLATTEQTRIRFYRGETTAKSRTDAQG; from the coding sequence ATTATGCTTCCCACGGACGGCGTGCTGTTGCGCATCTTCATCGGCGAGGCTGACCGATACGACAAGCAACCGTTGTATGAGTGGATCATCACCGAGGCGAAGGCAAGAGGCTTGGGAGGGGCCACGGTCCTGCGGGGCTTAATGGGATTCGGAGCCAACAGCCGCGTCATCCACACCTTCAAAATCGAGCGACTGTCTGAAGACTTGCCCATCATCGTGGAGCTTGTCGATACTTCGGAGAAAATCGAGGCATTCCTCGCGTACATTGAGCAACACATTCAGTGCGGCTGGTTGGCGACGACGGAACAAACCCGGATCCGCTTCTACCGCGGTGAGACCACAGCAAAATCCCGCACCGATGCTCAAGGCTGA
- the crcB gene encoding fluoride efflux transporter CrcB produces MIKLLLIGTGGFVGSILRYVISGAVQTASQSIAFPYGTLAVNVIGCFLIGFFSELAESRGLFSPDTRAFLIVGILGGFTTFSTFGNETMNLLHDGEWTLALLNVGAQVLLGLGGVWLGYILAYQIWR; encoded by the coding sequence ATGATCAAACTTTTACTGATAGGCACGGGCGGGTTTGTTGGCTCAATCCTGCGATACGTGATCAGCGGAGCCGTGCAGACAGCCAGTCAGAGCATTGCGTTTCCGTACGGCACGCTGGCGGTCAACGTGATCGGCTGCTTTCTTATCGGGTTCTTCTCCGAGCTTGCGGAAAGTCGGGGTCTCTTTTCCCCCGATACAAGGGCATTCCTGATCGTGGGTATCCTGGGAGGGTTTACCACCTTTTCGACGTTCGGCAATGAAACGATGAATCTCCTGCACGACGGCGAATGGACGCTGGCCCTGCTCAACGTAGGCGCGCAAGTGTTGCTCGGCCTTGGAGGAGTCTGGCTCGGCTACATCCTGGCCTATCAGATTTGGAGGTGA
- a CDS encoding molybdopterin-dependent oxidoreductase, with protein MSNAPRQDPWLWLRRRSFLKTIGLGAIAGLTGGCDAVGNIFGRMFAVPPRETTYFTPNSKFYVVNYADSAVSLSREVNVEQWRLHVKGEVKTPMSLGWRDILNRDSYDQVSTLMCIDTLPGGDSLGNATWRGISLKRLLQDAGADEETARDVVFRGIDGYDDSIPFSRAMQDDVMLAYLMNGEKLPKEHGFPLRLIVPGLYGIKNVKWIVEIEVYPGDYKGYWQRKGWTDDGTIKIFSRIDSPGHYQSLRGPEHRLRGIAFGGPHSVSKVELSFDAGKTWNDCDLEPPMSPYSWVIWNYIWRPTKPGKYQTVVRAWDTKGQLQIAEIVRPQPAGASGYHTIITDVVDVAPL; from the coding sequence ATGTCGAATGCTCCTCGGCAGGATCCCTGGCTTTGGTTGCGGCGGCGGTCTTTTCTCAAGACCATCGGGTTGGGGGCGATCGCCGGACTCACCGGCGGATGCGACGCGGTCGGCAACATTTTCGGGCGGATGTTCGCCGTCCCCCCGCGTGAAACCACGTACTTCACCCCGAACTCCAAATTTTACGTCGTGAACTACGCCGACTCCGCCGTATCCTTGTCGCGCGAGGTCAACGTCGAGCAGTGGCGATTGCACGTGAAAGGCGAGGTCAAAACGCCGATGTCCCTGGGCTGGCGCGACATACTAAATCGAGACTCTTACGACCAAGTTTCCACGCTGATGTGCATTGACACCTTGCCCGGCGGCGACAGTCTGGGCAACGCGACGTGGCGCGGCATCTCGCTCAAGCGGCTGCTCCAAGACGCGGGCGCGGACGAAGAAACGGCGCGCGACGTGGTCTTTCGCGGCATCGACGGCTACGACGACAGCATCCCCTTTTCACGAGCCATGCAGGACGATGTGATGCTGGCCTATCTGATGAACGGCGAGAAACTGCCCAAAGAGCACGGTTTCCCGCTTCGCCTGATCGTGCCGGGCCTCTACGGCATCAAGAACGTCAAATGGATCGTCGAGATCGAAGTCTATCCCGGAGACTATAAAGGATACTGGCAGCGCAAGGGCTGGACGGATGACGGGACCATCAAGATATTCTCGCGCATCGATTCTCCGGGGCACTACCAATCGCTCCGCGGGCCGGAGCACAGGTTGCGCGGCATCGCGTTCGGCGGCCCCCATTCCGTCAGCAAGGTCGAGCTGAGCTTTGACGCCGGCAAGACGTGGAACGACTGCGACCTTGAGCCGCCGATGTCACCCTACTCATGGGTGATCTGGAACTACATCTGGAGGCCGACCAAACCCGGCAAATACCAAACCGTCGTGCGGGCGTGGGACACGAAAGGACAATTGCAGATCGCGGAGATCGTCCGACCGCAGCCGGCGGGCGCCAGCGGCTATCACACCATTATTACCGACGTCGTGGATGTAGCGCCGCTCTAA